From Camelina sativa cultivar DH55 chromosome 20, Cs, whole genome shotgun sequence, the proteins below share one genomic window:
- the LOC104769134 gene encoding uncharacterized protein LOC104769134 has product MINVRLPILVSSVFFLVFISSSLLFATPSFATRVSHSLVHKDVTMIPEYKEPDEPEIPEEHELPLPEEPEIPEEPEIPEEPEVPEEPEEPEEPEEPEGPKFEFPSWIPSFPFPGNSGGYPNTEKTKPTSTVEEVSGSNKKP; this is encoded by the coding sequence ATGATTAATGTTCGCCTTCCTATTCTCGTATCTTCCGTCTTCTTCCTTGTCTTTATTTCGTCGTCCCTCTTGTTTGCTACACCTAGTTTTGCTACTAGAGTAAGTCACTCTCTGGTGCACAAAGATGTCACAATGATTCCAGAATATAAAGAGCCTGACGAGCCGGAGATTCCAGAAGAGCATGAGTTGCCGTTGCCAGAAGAGCCTGAGATTCCAGAAGAACCAGAGATTCCTGAAGAGCCTGAGGTTCCTGAGGAGCCCGAAGAGCCCGAGGAACCAGAGGAGCCAGAAGggccaaaatttgaatttcCGTCATGGATTCCGAGCTTTCCTTTTCCTGGAAATAGTGGTGGTTATCCAAATACTGAAAAGACAAAACCTACGTCAACTGTTGAAGAGGTTAGCGGTTCGAACAAGAAGCCATAG